A single genomic interval of Eleutherodactylus coqui strain aEleCoq1 chromosome 3, aEleCoq1.hap1, whole genome shotgun sequence harbors:
- the LOC136619774 gene encoding cystatin-F-like, with translation MAAAWSWGVLLFLAVSASAGAMTDVQKGTVAPGFPRNVSTNDPEVKKAVRTMVYAFNNMTNDIYLFKELKIQKAMMQVVKGIKYLLTVELAETVCRKNTEYILDDCDFQKGRLKMVVTCYSEVWKISWLNVEKVTVLKCS, from the exons ATGGCTGCTGCTTGGAGCTGGGGAGTCCTCCTATTCCTGGCCGTCAGTGcttccgctggggccatgactg ATGTCCAGAAGGGCACCGTAGCCCCTGGATTTCCCCGAAATGTCAGCACTAATGACCCTGAAGTGAAGAAAGCGGTGAGGACCATGGTGTACGCTTTTAATAACATGACCAATGATATCTATCTTTTTAAAGAGttaaagatacagaaagccatgatGCAG GTAGTGAAAGGAATTAAATATTTGTTAACGGTAGAGTTGGCAGAAACTGTCTGTAGGAAGAACACGGAGTACATCTTGGATGACTGTGACTTTCAAAAAGGGCGACTGAAAATG GTGGTCACGTGTTATTCGGAAGTATGGAAGATCAGCTGGTTGAATGTTGAGAAAGTAACTGTCTTAAAGTGCAGTTAG